CAACGGCCAACCGGCGCAGTGACTCCACCACCGCAGCAAAACCACCCGAGGGGTACTTGACCCCCTGCACCAGGTCGGTGAAGCTCATCAGCTGGTACAGGGCGGGAGTCTGTGACGGGCGCGACGAGAGGAAGACCGCCGGGTAGCTCAGGATCTGGCGGAGACGCCGGTCCTGGAACCTCCGGTTGACCAGGCTTTCCAATGATCCCGCGAGGAGACGGATCAGCCGGACCGCGCGCCGCGCGACCCCGAGCCCGAGAAACGGAGCCGGTGAGGTGAAGTCGGTGTAGAGAAAACGGTCAACGGCGATCCGGTAGGTGTCGCCGGCTTCCGCGAGATAGCGCCGGACCTCCTCACCTGCCCCGGGTTCCAGTGTCTCGAAGAGTTCGGCGACGGCATCCGCCCCCACCGGAACGTCCACCGGGTCGAGTCCCTCGGGAAGCAGCCGGTAGCCCGGCGACAGTTCCGAGAGATCCAGCTGTTCCTCGGTGGAGGTACCCATCAGTGAGAAGAAGCGGTCGAAGGCCTCGGGCATCAGGTACCAGCTGGGCCCGGTGTCCCACCGGAATCCCGGCGCGTCGGCGATGGTGAGGGAACCCGCACGCCCGCCCACCGCGGTCCCGCGCTCGAGCAGAGTGACCTCATAGCCACGTCTCGCCAGCAGTCCAGCGGTCGACAGTCCCGCGACGCCGGCACCGATGACAACCGCCCGGCGGCCGCCGGTCACCGTCGGCTCCTGGCGATTTCCCGGACAGTCAGCGCGGCTTTGACCGGGCCGGGCACCCGGACGCGGGTGTACTGGAGCTGGTGTGGTGGCGTGCGACGCAACCGTGCGGAGAGTTCCTCGTACAGTCCAGCCGCCGATGCGACGCCGGCCCGGCACCCTGCCGGCAGTGACGGGATACGGAGACGCCCGGTGGCGATGCCGGCGTCCACGTCGTCCAGAATGCGGTCACGGATCTCCACCGTCAGTGGTCCGTCCTGCAGGTCGGGCAGGTAGGACCGGCCCAGCACGTCCCGGTCGTCACCCAGGTCCCTCAGGAAGTTGACCTTCTGGAACGCCGCACCCAACGCCGCTGCCCCTTCCGCCAGCCAGGCATGCTGCGCGGCAGGAACCGGATCCGCGTGCGCGAGAAAGATGTCGAGGCACATCAGGCCGATGACCTCGGCGGAACCGTGGATGTAGCGGGCCAGGCTCTCCTCGTCGTGCACGTCCCGGACGATGTCGCTGCGCATGGAGGCGAAGAAGTCCCTCATGTGCGCGGGGTCGATCCGAGACCGCACCGCCGTCGCGGCCCACGCATGCAGCACCAGGTCGGTGTGGAACCCTGTGTCCGGGGCCGCGAGCACCTGGGCCTCGTACACGTCCAGGACCTCCTGGGGGTCGGCGTGCCCGGCGGCCGCTCCGTCGACGATTTCATCGGCGATGCGCACCACGGCGTAGAGGTTACGGACATCCTCCCGGACCCCGTCCGGCAGCAGACGCGTGGCCAGGGAAAAAGACGTGGAGTAACGGCCGATCACGGTGGCGGAGACGCGTTCGGCGAGGGCTGCGTACATCCCGGCGGCGGTGCTGCGGCGACGAGGACTGCGAGTGTTCATCGACAGACAGCGTACCCGTACCCACCCGTGTGCCCGGTATGTTCAGCCAGGCAATAGTCTGAGGGGTATGGCCACCACGACACGGGACGACACCGCCCGACTCACCGGCATCTACCGCGGCCCGACCCTCGCCTGGGCGTTCTGGGACTGGGGGTCCGCCGCTTTCAACGCGGTGCTGGTCACCTTCATCTTCTCCGTCTACCTCACCGACTCGGTGGGCGGCTCCATTGACGGCGGTTTCGGCGACGGTATCAGTCCCGCCACCTGGTACGGCTGGGCGATGGCCCTCGGCGGGGTGACGATCGCGCTGATCGCACCGGTGATGGGACGCCGCGCCGACGCGCGCGGGACGCGCCGCAGGTCGGTGACCCTGTGGACTCTGGTCACCGTGGGGCTGATGTTCAGCCTGGTCGGCATCGGCGACGACGCCCCCGGATACTTCTGGGCAGGCATCGTCATCATGGGTGTGGCCTCGGTGACCTTCGAGTTTGCCGAGGTCAGCTACTTTGCCATGCTCTCGCAGGTCTCCACCCGGGAGAACGTCGGGCGGGTGTCCGGCTTCGGCTGGTCGATGGGGTACTTCGGCGGCATCGTCCTGTTGCTGGTCTGCTACCTCGGTTTCATCGCAGGGGACGGTGACACCCGCGGACTGCTCGGCGTCCCGGTGGAAGACGGGTGGAACGTGCGCATCGTCGCTGTCATCGCGGCGATCTGGTTCCTGGTTTCGGCGATCCCGGTGATGCGCAAGGTCCCGGAAAACACCCCGGACCCCAGTGCCGCGACATCCTCGGTGAAGGAGTCCTATCTCGGCCTGTTCCGCGACATCGGTTCCCTGTGGCGTACCGACCGCTCGGCGGTGTGGTTCCTCATCGCCTCGGCGGTATTCCGCGACGGGCTGGCCGGGGTGTTCACCTTCGGCGCGGTGCTGGCGGTCTCGGTGTACGGACTGAGCCCGGCAGATGTGCTTCTCTTCGGCGTGGCCGCCAATGTCGTCTCCGCGATCGGTGCGCTGGTCTGTGGTTATCTCGATGACAGGATCGGCCCGAAACCGGTGATCATGGTGTCGCTGATCCTGCTGGTGGTCGATGCTTTCGTCCTGTTCTTCGTGGACGGTCCGGCCATGTTCTGGATCTTCGGCCTGCTGCTGTGCATGTTCGTCGGTCCCGCGCAGAGCGCCTCGCGGTCGTACCTGACGCGCATCTGCCCGGAGGGTCGCGAAGGCCAGATGTTCGGCCTGTACGCAACCACCGGACGCAGCGTGAGCTGGATGGCCCCCGCGGCGTTCGCGGTGTTCACCGGCCTGACCGGCGATGACCGCTTCGGGATTATCGGGATCGCCGTGGTGTTGCTGGCAGGTCTGCTGCTGCTCACCAAAGCTCGGGGTGCCGGTACCCCCACCCGGTAAGGTACGGTAAGCCTCAACTTACTTCTAGGAGGCTTACCGTGAGCAAGGGGTTCCAAGGCGCCGTCCTGCACGGCCTCGGCGCAAAAGACCATGCCCTGACCGTGACGGAGACACAATGGCGCACCAGCAACATGCTGCGCGTCACCTTCCACTCCGACACAATCCTCTCCACCGACGGGGAGGCACCCGCGGCGTGGATGCGGGCCTGGTTCCCCGACCCGGACGGCGGCTCAAAACAGTTCCAGCGCGGATACACCTTCGCCGAGACCGACCCGTCCACCGGGACCCTGGCGGTGGACTTCGTGATCCATCATCCGATGGGGCCTGCATCCTGGTGGGCGCAGAACTGTCAGCCCGGTGACACCATCGAAGCGACCCGCTACGGGGAGACGGACTTCACCCTGCTCGATCCCGCGCCAGCCGGATACCTGTTGCTCGGCGACCTCGCGTCCTACCCGGCGATCACCCAGCTGGCCGCAGCCGTCCCTGCCGAGGTGCCGGTGGTGGTCTACCTCGAGAAGCACGCCGACGCCGACGAGGAGTCACCCCTGCCGGAAGGCCCGAACATCACCGCGGCGTGGGTGGAGTCCTTCCCGGACGGCCAGGGCCTCGCCCAGGCCATCAGCGGCGGAGACTGGGAAGGTTGGTACGCGTGGGTCACCGGCGAGGTGACCGCCACCCGGCACGCCAAGACCGTGCTGCAGCGCGACGCCCACCTGAACCGTGGCACCCTGCACGCCCAGGGGTACTGGGTGGCCGGACGGGCCATGGGCAAGTCCCGTGCACTCCAGGAGGCGGCCGAAACAGCTGCCCCGGCGGCCGCTGACGCTCCGGAGACACCGGTGACCCCGACGCCCGAACCCGCGCCACAGAAGAAGCCCTCCGCCGGTGTCCTCGCCCCGGCGAAAGTGCCGATGATCATCGCCGGGGTGTTCCAGACTCTGCTCTCAGTCCTGGGCATCGTCCCCTTCGTCCTCTTCGCCGAGCTGTGCCGACAGCTTCTCAACGGTGCCGACCGCGATACCGTGCTGGGAACCGGGGTGGCTGCGCTCCTGGTCATGGCGGCCTCCGCGCTCGGCACCACGCTGCTGATGCTGGCAATGCACCTCTACGACGCCAGCTACTCCGCCACGCTCCGCCGACGACTGATGGACAAACTCGCCCGGCTGCCGCTGGGGTGGTTCACCAGCAGACGCAGCTCCGACGTCCGCACACTCGTCGCCGACGACGTCGCCGGGATGCACTACATCGTCACCCACGCCGTCCCCGACCTCGTTGCCGCCGTCGTCACCCCACTGGCGGCGCTGATCTACCTCTTCACGGTCGACTGGCGTCTGGCACTGGTCCTGCTCCTGCCTATCGCCGCCTTCATCGGGGTGATGGTGACGATCCAGAGCCGGGAGCGCGACCGGGTGGTCATCTCCCAGCGCAACATCTCCACAGTCACCGGCCAGTCGCAGTCCTTCCTCGCCAACCGTGAGGTCTCCCAGGTGTTCGGAGAGAAGAGCATCGTCGACCTGCCGGGCACATTGCGGGAGGTCGGTGCCTTCGTCGACACACTGCAGAAGGACACCGGTGCCGCGAAGATCATCGCTGTGATGATCAACCGACCCACCACTGTCCTCGGGCTCCTGGTCGTCGCCACCTGGGTACTGATGCTCCCCGGCTGGGTCAGCGTGTCTGATGCGATCCCTTTCCTGGTGCTCGGCCCGTCCTTCGGCGCCCAGCTGGTGGCGATCAGTGGTGGGATCGGAAATCTCCTGGTGTCCTTGGACGGACGCGCGGGCCTGGACCTGGCCCTGACAACACCCGAACTGCCGGGACCGGCGAACCGGCCCGCCCCGGCCGGTCATGTCGTCTTCGACCGCGTCCGCTTCGGCTACTCCCCTGACCGTGAGGTCCTGGCGTCCTTCTCCCTCACCCTCGCCCGGGGGACGGTCACCGCCGTTGTTGGCCCGTCCGGCGCCGGGAAATCGACGGTCGGCGCACTCCTCGCCAGACTCTGGGACCCCCAGGGCGGGTCCGTCAGCATCGACGGCACCGACATCCGCGACATGACCCAGGACGAGCTCTACGCCACCGTCACCATCCTGCTGCAGGACGTGCAGCTGATCCATACGACGATCCGCGACAACATCGCACTCACCGCGCCCGACGCCACCGACGAGCAGGTGGTCGCCGCGGCACGTGCGGCGAACATCCACGACACGATCATGAACCTGCCCGAGGGCTACGACACCGTCGTCACCGGCGACAGGCTCTCCGGCGGAGAGCGCCAGCGCATCGGCATCGCCCGGGCGCTGCTCGCCGACACCCCTGTCGTCGTCCTTGACGAGGCCACCGCCTCCGCCGACCCCGACAGCGAATGGGCCATCCTGACCGCGCTGGACACCCTGTTGAAGGGACGTACCGTCCTGATGATCGCGCACCGGCTGCACACCGTCGCCGACGCCGACCGCATCATCGTCATGGACCACGGTCGCATCACCGAGAGCGGGCGCCACGACGAACTCATCGCCGCCGAGGGCACCTACGCCTCGCTGTGGGACCGCCACCAGACCAGCACACACTCGACACCGGAGGCCCACTGATGCTCACCAGGATCCGAACCATCAGCGGCGGCGGCCGTGACTTCCGACTGTTCGTCCTGCTCACCGTACTGTCCGCCATCATCCAGGCAGCCGCGGTACTTGTCCTGTTCCCCCTGCTCGACGACCTGTTCGGTGGCACACCGGTCGACGCGTGGCCGTGGGTACTGGCCATGGTCGCACTGATCGGCGCGGCTTGGGCGCTCGACATCCTCGCCGCGCACAAGGGGCTCGCCGTCGGCCTGTCCCTGATGCACGCCATCCAACGCCACACCCCTGCAGCGATCCTGTCCTGGCCCACGCCGGTGATTCCCCGGTCGAAAGCCGCACGTCTACGCACTCTGCTGTCCACCGGCGCCGTCGAGGTGACCTCAGCGCCGGTCCTCATGGTCGGCCCTGTGGTCACCGCTGTGGTGTTCACCGCGGCCCTCGGTATCGGCCTGCTGTTCTTCACCGTTCCCGCTGCCCTGGTGACCCTGGCCGGCGGGGTGCTGATGATGCTCGCCCTGATGCTGTCGAGCAGACTCATCACCCGTGCCGACGAAGAATTCGCCGCCGCCACTGAGAACCTCGACGACCGACTCATCGACTACGTCCGGGCCCAGCCGTCACTACGGACCGCGCGCCGGGTCTCCGCGGGGGCACGCCTGGTTGACGAGGCCCTGGTGTCCGCACGTCGGCGGACGCTACGCCTGCTGTTCTGGCAGGTGCCCGGCGAGATCCTGTTCAGTGTGGTGCTCCAGGCCGTTCTCATCGGCTACGGGCTCACCGTGTGGCTGGCCGTCGACAACGGCACCCTCGGTGCGGTGTCGGCTGCTGTGACCGTGATCGTGATGCTGCGTGTCGTCGAACAGGTCACCGGGCTCTCCCGCCTGTCGGTGGGAATCCAGTCGCTGAACCGGACGCTCACCGAGGCCGCAGAGGTGGTGACCACCCCGGTGACCACCCCGACTGCCGCGTCCCCCACCCCGCCGCAGATCATCGTCACCGACGTGGACGTGGACTTCCCCGACGGTACCCGCAGTTTGGACGGCGTGAGCCTCGATCTGCGACCGGGGACCGTGACCGTCGTTGTCGGACGATCCGGCTCAGGCAAGTCCACACTGCTACGCACCCTCGCGGGGCTGGCGATCCCCACATCCGGCTCCGTGTCACTGGACGGGGTCGCTGCAGAGAGCCCCGACCTGCGCGGCAATGCGACGGTCGTGTTCCAGCAGACCGCGCTCGGGGCGGGGACGGTGAAAGACAACCTGCTGGCCGTCAACCCCGACCTGACTCAGACGGACCTGGAGCGGCTGGCCGACGCATCCGGCCTGCGCGGCGTGCTCGAGGAGATCCCCACCGGCTGGGACACGCCCGTCGGCGAGCTGGGAGACCACCTCTCCGGTGGGGAACGCCAGCGTGTCGGCATCGCCCGCGCCCTGGCCAAACCATCCCACCTGCTGTTGGTGGACGAGGCGACCTCCGCGCTCGACGCCCACAACGAGGCCGCCGTGGTCGAATCCATCCGCACGATCCGGGCGGACTACACCACCGTCATCGTGACGCACCGCCCGTCGACGCTGTCCGTCGCCGACACCGTCGTCGTGCTCGACGACGGTCGGATCATCGAGCAGGGAACACCCGCCGAGCTCGAGGCTGCGGGAGGCAGCTTCGCCCACCTCGTCCAGGAGTGGCGGAACTCTGCGTCCTGGCGGGTTGGACGAGGGAACTAGAGCATCAGCTGCATCAGCGTCATGTCGAGCCAGCGGTCGAACTTGGTTCCGACCTGACGGACTGTCCCGCACTCCTCGAACCCGACCTTCGCGTGCAGGCGGATCGACGCGGTGTTCCCACCCTCGATCGCGGCAACCATCACGTGTTTGCCACCCTCGCGCGCGTGGTCGACGAGCGCGGACATCAACGCCGTCCCCACTCCCCCCGCCCGCTTGCTGCCGTCGACGTAGATCGAGTTCTCCACCGTGTGTCGGAAACCGTCGTAGTGGCGGAACTCGCCGTAGGTCGCGTAGCCCAGCACCTCCCCGTCGGCGCCCTCGGCGACGAGGGCACAAGTCCCAGGAACCTGGTACCCCTGCAACCAGGAACGACGGTTCTCCTCGTCAACGGTCTCGTCATTCCATACCGCGACGGTGTTCTCCACAGCGTCATTGTAGATCGCGGTGATCGCGGGGATATCGGCGTTGGACGCCGCACGGATGTTGATCTCAGTCACACAGGAGAGACTACTTCTTCGACGCCTTCGGCGCGGCAATCAGCGCGGCAGCGATCGCGGCAATGAAGAGGTCCTTCGACAGACCGGTCCCGGCCTCGGACGGGCGGATTCCGTCCTTCCTGGTCATCTGGTCATTGCGGAAGTAGATGGACAGGAATCCCGCGTTGATCGCACCCAGCGCCAGACCCGCCAGTCGGTTGGAGACGACAGGGGCCAGCAGTGATGCGCCGACACCGATCTCCGAGTAGGAGACGACCTTGCCGAAGGTGTCCGGATCCAGCTTGGTCACCTGGGGCACGCCGGTGGCGGCAAACTGCTGCAGGCCGGTGGCCGCCTCGGTGGGCATCTTGAGCTTGCCGATGCCGGACTGCAGGAAGTAGGCGCCGCTGATGCCGCGGAGGAGAGTGGTCGAGAGGCTCATGGTGGTCCTTACGTGGCCGATAGGAATGTAGTTGATATGACAACTTTGCCGTCGTTGACTGTACTCCTCCGTCCGATGTGGTGCACGGCCACACAATCCCCGCCACGCCCCGGCACATCCGCCACGTCGCCGACACCTGTCGTCCACGTTCTGTCTGTGTCTCATCCTCCTCCCGTTCACCTCCCGGCCACCGGAACCCGCGAAACCGCCACCGCGTACCCCCGGTATGGTGGACCGGTCACAAAAATGCGTCCTGAGCAGACCATTACGATGGAAAAGCGGCTATCTTCATAGTGAAGCAGCGGGATCAACCCCTGTACTGACACCACTACGGAGAAAACCATGTCGTTCATTCTTGAAATCCAAGAAATCGTGTGGGGCCCGATCAAGGACCTGTACCTCGAGTTCACCGCCGGCCTGCCTGTCTTCAACATCCCGCCGCTGGGCTCGTCGTTCGGCGACATCAGCGTCGACCTCGGATCCTCCGGACTCGGTTCCTCTTTCGGTGACGCGAACCTGGGTTCTTCCTTCGGTGACGCCAACCTGGGTTCCACCGACTTCGGTTCCACGTTCGGTTCCACCAACGGCGACCAGAACTTCGGTTCCTCCGGCCTGCAGCTGCCGCCCCTCGGTTCCTGAGAGACGGTCTGAGACTGGCCCCGGGGGGGGTCAGTCGCCAGTGGCGACACCGGTGAAATCACTGACCTTGCCTGATCCACCGAAGATCCAGGAGACAAGGATGGCCCCCGGGTCCACCACTCCCTGGGACGCTGCGCCGAGATAGCTGGCGCGGCCTTTCTTCGCAACCATCTCGCGGGTTCCCTCCGCCCCCTCTGCTGCTGCCGAGTAGCAGGCCTGCAGGACGTCGGAGAAGTTGGCAGCAGAGTCCCTGACGTCTGCCGCCGCCTCCGCTGCCGGGATCAGGGCGTCGATCAGCGTATTGTCGCCCTGCCGCGCCCCACCGAGTTCGGTGATGGCGCGGTGTGCCGCTTCCAGCCCGGAGGCGAGTCCGGCGGCCGGCGAGTCGGCCTCGCCCATCGCGGTGCCCAGCTCCCGGAACAACGTACCGAGCACCGCGCCCGAGGTTCCTCCCGCCCTGATCAGCAGGCGGTGTCCGAGGGCCCCCAGCACGTCAGCGTCCGATCCCTGCAGCGGCAGGGAGACTCCACCGAAAGCGGCGTCCATGTTCTGGCCGAAATCGCCATCCCCGGCGAGCCGGTCGAGTTCGGTGAGGTCATCGGTAGCCCCCTGTACACGTCCGACGAAATCACTGAGCCAGCGGTTCTCCTTGCCGGAGGCCGGCAGATCATCATCGAAACTCGTCGCCGCCGGGGCATACACCAGAGGAGCACCGTGTCCGCCGAGAACGCGAGGCCATCCCGGCGCGTCCGTGGGAGCGTCCAGGAGTTCCACCAGCTCGTCCATGGCGTCCCCCACTGACGTCAGCGTGAGAGACACACCCGCCATGTTCACCGAGGTGGTGTACGTCCCGACCATCGCCCGACGGACGCTCACGCCCCTGTCGGCGAGCTGTCGCAGCACGGAGCCGAAGAGCAGAGACAGCTCCAGCGGTGTCGTCCCACCGAGGCCGTTGACGAGGCAGACCACTTCGGATCCGTCGTCAAGGGACAAGGCACTGCTGATCCCCTCCAACAGCCGGGCGACGACCTTGTCGGCGGTCTCCACATCGACACGGTCGACACCACGCTCGCCGTGGATCCCCACCCCGACCTCCATCTTCCCTTCCGGCAGGTCGAAGGTGTCGCGCCCGCTCGTCGGAAGATGCCCGGGCGCCAGGGCCACTGCCATGCTGCGTGAGCTGTCCGCCACCCATTGTCCGATGTCCGCAACCCGGTCAATGCTGTCGCCGCGCTGTGCGGCGGCCCCCGTCACTTTCTCCACGAGGATCGTCGCCCCGGTTCCCCGTCGTCCCGGGCCGTCCGAAGTGTCAGTGCTGTCAGTGCTGTCAGTGCTGTCAGTGCTGTCAGTGCTGTCAGTGCCAGCGAGGTCAGTGGCAACATCGTCGTCAACGAGGACTGCCCGGGTTTCGGTGTCACCGAGGGCCTGCCGCGCAACGGTGAAGTTCATCACATCCCCGGTGTAGTTCTTCACCACGTGCACCACGCCGGCGCCCTGGTCAGCCCACCGGGTCGCCTCGGCGATCTGCACGGCATTCGGGGACGTGAACAACAGGCCAGGGCAGACTGCGGCGAGCATACCGGCACCGATGAATCCGGCGTGCATGGGTTCGTGACCGGAACCTCCACCGGAGATGACGGAGACTGCCGGGTCCCCGCCCTCGGTGCTCACCGCGGAAGCACGGCCGATGAACCCGCTGTCGTGCCATTCTGCGTCCGGGTGAGAGGCGATGAAGCCGCCGAGTGCCTCCGAGAGGAAGTCCGAGGGGTTGTTGCGGAAGGAGCGAAGAGGAATCTGCTGGGAGTCAGAGTCAGACATGTCCGCCGAGTGTAGCCAAACCTCCCGGCTGCCACCGAGCTACCACCGGGCCACCACCGGGCCCGTCACGATCGCCGGAAGACGCCTAGGGTGGAGGCCGCTCGTGGCCGCTCGTGCCCGAACATGTGCAGAATTTCATCAACCCTCACACAAGGAATGACGTATGACTGACAAACTGTTCACCAGCCCGGCACGCTACGTCCAGGGCATCGACCTCATCGACCGGGCTTCCGGGTACCTGCGCCCGCTGGGCACCTCACCGCTGATCATCGCCGATGACGTCGTGTGGGGCATCGCCGGGGAGAAGCTGCAGGAATCGCTCAGCTCGGACGGGCTCGACCCTGCACACGAAATCTTCGGTGGCGAGGCCTCCATGACCGAGATTGACCGGATCACGGAGAAGGCACGATCCGGCGGGAACGACGTCATCATCGGCCTGGGCGGTGGAAAGACCATCGACACTGCACGCGCCGTGGCAGACCATGCGTCCCTGCCCGTCGCTGTCTTCCCGACGGCCGTTTCTGCGGACGCCCCCACCGCCCGGGTCTCGGTGATCTACACCGACGAGGGTGTCTTCGACTCCTACCTGTTCTACGACCGCAACCCGGACCTCATCGCCATCGACACCCGCGTGATCGCGAACGCGCCGGTCCGTACCCTGCGGTCCGGCATCGGCGACGCGCT
The genomic region above belongs to Corynebacterium glyciniphilum AJ 3170 and contains:
- a CDS encoding MFS transporter; its protein translation is MATTTRDDTARLTGIYRGPTLAWAFWDWGSAAFNAVLVTFIFSVYLTDSVGGSIDGGFGDGISPATWYGWAMALGGVTIALIAPVMGRRADARGTRRRSVTLWTLVTVGLMFSLVGIGDDAPGYFWAGIVIMGVASVTFEFAEVSYFAMLSQVSTRENVGRVSGFGWSMGYFGGIVLLLVCYLGFIAGDGDTRGLLGVPVEDGWNVRIVAVIAAIWFLVSAIPVMRKVPENTPDPSAATSSVKESYLGLFRDIGSLWRTDRSAVWFLIASAVFRDGLAGVFTFGAVLAVSVYGLSPADVLLFGVAANVVSAIGALVCGYLDDRIGPKPVIMVSLILLVVDAFVLFFVDGPAMFWIFGLLLCMFVGPAQSASRSYLTRICPEGREGQMFGLYATTGRSVSWMAPAAFAVFTGLTGDDRFGIIGIAVVLLAGLLLLTKARGAGTPTR
- a CDS encoding ABC transporter ATP-binding protein/permease, with product MSKGFQGAVLHGLGAKDHALTVTETQWRTSNMLRVTFHSDTILSTDGEAPAAWMRAWFPDPDGGSKQFQRGYTFAETDPSTGTLAVDFVIHHPMGPASWWAQNCQPGDTIEATRYGETDFTLLDPAPAGYLLLGDLASYPAITQLAAAVPAEVPVVVYLEKHADADEESPLPEGPNITAAWVESFPDGQGLAQAISGGDWEGWYAWVTGEVTATRHAKTVLQRDAHLNRGTLHAQGYWVAGRAMGKSRALQEAAETAAPAAADAPETPVTPTPEPAPQKKPSAGVLAPAKVPMIIAGVFQTLLSVLGIVPFVLFAELCRQLLNGADRDTVLGTGVAALLVMAASALGTTLLMLAMHLYDASYSATLRRRLMDKLARLPLGWFTSRRSSDVRTLVADDVAGMHYIVTHAVPDLVAAVVTPLAALIYLFTVDWRLALVLLLPIAAFIGVMVTIQSRERDRVVISQRNISTVTGQSQSFLANREVSQVFGEKSIVDLPGTLREVGAFVDTLQKDTGAAKIIAVMINRPTTVLGLLVVATWVLMLPGWVSVSDAIPFLVLGPSFGAQLVAISGGIGNLLVSLDGRAGLDLALTTPELPGPANRPAPAGHVVFDRVRFGYSPDREVLASFSLTLARGTVTAVVGPSGAGKSTVGALLARLWDPQGGSVSIDGTDIRDMTQDELYATVTILLQDVQLIHTTIRDNIALTAPDATDEQVVAAARAANIHDTIMNLPEGYDTVVTGDRLSGGERQRIGIARALLADTPVVVLDEATASADPDSEWAILTALDTLLKGRTVLMIAHRLHTVADADRIIVMDHGRITESGRHDELIAAEGTYASLWDRHQTSTHSTPEAH
- a CDS encoding squalene/phytoene synthase family protein — translated: MNTRSPRRRSTAAGMYAALAERVSATVIGRYSTSFSLATRLLPDGVREDVRNLYAVVRIADEIVDGAAAGHADPQEVLDVYEAQVLAAPDTGFHTDLVLHAWAATAVRSRIDPAHMRDFFASMRSDIVRDVHDEESLARYIHGSAEVIGLMCLDIFLAHADPVPAAQHAWLAEGAAALGAAFQKVNFLRDLGDDRDVLGRSYLPDLQDGPLTVEIRDRILDDVDAGIATGRLRIPSLPAGCRAGVASAAGLYEELSARLRRTPPHQLQYTRVRVPGPVKAALTVREIARSRR
- a CDS encoding GNAT family N-acetyltransferase, which codes for MTEINIRAASNADIPAITAIYNDAVENTVAVWNDETVDEENRRSWLQGYQVPGTCALVAEGADGEVLGYATYGEFRHYDGFRHTVENSIYVDGSKRAGGVGTALMSALVDHAREGGKHVMVAAIEGGNTASIRLHAKVGFEECGTVRQVGTKFDRWLDMTLMQLML
- a CDS encoding dihydroxyacetone kinase family protein, which gives rise to MSDSDSQQIPLRSFRNNPSDFLSEALGGFIASHPDAEWHDSGFIGRASAVSTEGGDPAVSVISGGGSGHEPMHAGFIGAGMLAAVCPGLLFTSPNAVQIAEATRWADQGAGVVHVVKNYTGDVMNFTVARQALGDTETRAVLVDDDVATDLAGTDSTDSTDSTDSTDSTDTSDGPGRRGTGATILVEKVTGAAAQRGDSIDRVADIGQWVADSSRSMAVALAPGHLPTSGRDTFDLPEGKMEVGVGIHGERGVDRVDVETADKVVARLLEGISSALSLDDGSEVVCLVNGLGGTTPLELSLLFGSVLRQLADRGVSVRRAMVGTYTTSVNMAGVSLTLTSVGDAMDELVELLDAPTDAPGWPRVLGGHGAPLVYAPAATSFDDDLPASGKENRWLSDFVGRVQGATDDLTELDRLAGDGDFGQNMDAAFGGVSLPLQGSDADVLGALGHRLLIRAGGTSGAVLGTLFRELGTAMGEADSPAAGLASGLEAAHRAITELGGARQGDNTLIDALIPAAEAAADVRDSAANFSDVLQACYSAAAEGAEGTREMVAKKGRASYLGAASQGVVDPGAILVSWIFGGSGKVSDFTGVATGD
- a CDS encoding ABC transporter ATP-binding protein, translated to MLTRIRTISGGGRDFRLFVLLTVLSAIIQAAAVLVLFPLLDDLFGGTPVDAWPWVLAMVALIGAAWALDILAAHKGLAVGLSLMHAIQRHTPAAILSWPTPVIPRSKAARLRTLLSTGAVEVTSAPVLMVGPVVTAVVFTAALGIGLLFFTVPAALVTLAGGVLMMLALMLSSRLITRADEEFAAATENLDDRLIDYVRAQPSLRTARRVSAGARLVDEALVSARRRTLRLLFWQVPGEILFSVVLQAVLIGYGLTVWLAVDNGTLGAVSAAVTVIVMLRVVEQVTGLSRLSVGIQSLNRTLTEAAEVVTTPVTTPTAASPTPPQIIVTDVDVDFPDGTRSLDGVSLDLRPGTVTVVVGRSGSGKSTLLRTLAGLAIPTSGSVSLDGVAAESPDLRGNATVVFQQTALGAGTVKDNLLAVNPDLTQTDLERLADASGLRGVLEEIPTGWDTPVGELGDHLSGGERQRVGIARALAKPSHLLLVDEATSALDAHNEAAVVESIRTIRADYTTVIVTHRPSTLSVADTVVVLDDGRIIEQGTPAELEAAGGSFAHLVQEWRNSASWRVGRGN